TGTAGATAATGAAGGGCTGAGGCTAATCCCAAAGCTATCTTGTACCTGACATCCCATTGCAGTGTTGTTCTAGGGCCAAATAGATGAGCATCAAGGCTGCTATTAGGCATGTAAGCATAAACAAGTAAACACTCGCCTTGCTCATGGCACCATCCTATAAACATCACCAAGTTTTTATGTATCAAGCGGCTTATGATTTTCACTTCGTTGATGAAAACTTTCTCATAATGCTCAGAGTCGGCAAAGATTCTCTTCACAGCAACCGAGCAGCCTAGATCTTGTAGGACTCCTCTGTAAACTTGTCCTGACCCTCCATGGCCTAGCCTTCTGTCGTTTGCAAATCCTAAGGTAGCTGCAACTAGTTCTTGGTAAGAAAATCGTCTAGGAAAGGCTATTGTCTCAATATGCTTACTTACAGAGGGTACCACAACATTTTTCTGTCCTGTGATCTTTGCTATGCGCTTCTTTACTCCTAACCAATATAAGGCCACACCAAGCATTAAACTGAAGAAAGTAACTAGTCATGGCCGCTATCAAGAATATTGCTCGCTTATTTCCTTTCCTGCTTATATCATCAGAATTTAAATCTGAAGTGAACTCCCATGTAGATATAAACAAGTTTTCTGGGTAAAATCCAGTAGAAGCTGAGAAACCAATCGCAACCTTTGCGGGGAGGACCTCTCGTAAGTCGACTATGAAAGAAAGAGAGTTATCATACCTCGTAGCTTCGTTGTATGTCCAAAACACAGTCAGGTTGTAGTCGCTAGCATTGTAAGTTACTTGTGCAGATGTCACCTTTTTTGATCTCGTGACGTTAAAGTCCCAAAAATCAGTGACGACCGATGAAATACTATTTATATTGATCCCAACATGAGGTCGCATGGGATCCCAAAAGCCTGAGCGGGTATCAAACTCAACATGGACAATTCTGTTTTGGGACGCCTCTAACCGATTGGTGGAATTGAACAGTCCTAGATCACCAGCGGCTGAATTAGGAGGGATTGGATAGCCAAAAGGTGCAAGAAAAAAGGCAAATCCATCAGAGTAGTAGTTGTCGCCATTAGTGTCTATCATGAATGTGAAGTTGGTAGTGAAGTTTGACAGTGACCGAGTTGGAGTAGTAGAGTCCCAAAGGTGGAAAGGTTCTGAATAACTACACCGTGCTACACGATCCATTTCAAATTGCGGGTTGAATACAACATTTCCCGAGTTCATCGTGGCATCGCCTTCGTAGAGTATGTTCTCTGTACTAGGGTAGAACTGAGGTATTCTAAATGAAGTTGGATTAGCAGAGAGAGAAAGAAAGTCGATGAAAATGAAGAGACAAAAGGTTGCCTGCCTACAGCTGAGTTTAAGAAACATTGCGGATAGAAAATCTGTATTAAGCAAAGAAGCTAAGAAGACTGCATGTATATATATGGGATCTGATCAATTTTGACTTTTGAAGCAGGAAATCAAAAGAATACGAAACTATTCTTGGAATAACCTACAAGCTAGCAAGAATGATGCATATAGCCGGTGGCACAAGAATGATGCATAAATGGAAAACATGTCCCCAGTTGAATCAACAAGGAAATCACAAGAACTTTGTTGTGGATATGTCATATATGGTATGGCAGTAGTAACTAGTAGAATCTTGGACAGCCAATTTGGCTTCATTGCATTTTTAAGGTTATGGGTTTTCATCAATATATAATCCTCATAGCAACAATATTCTGTGTTGCTGAGTTGAAAAGGAATCCCGAGATGAAGTTCAGAAGTGGTGACCGGAAGGGCGCCCTATTGTGATTCCACGGTGGCGGCTGACCTCCCAATGCCGCCGCAGTCTTGGGCCGAGTTCAATGCATGGACCCTTTCAGATTTGGTCCAATTGCGGGCCTATCATGGGCCTCGAGGTACTTGGGCCTTTGATTTTACCCTAGGTCTTGTTGGTTTTGTTTATTTCTTTATTGTCTTTCTATCTTATTAAATTTCGTGTTTTACGAGCATTAAGTCCCTATGTTAGTTGTACAGGTGAGTTGGGCTATGCCTATGTGCGTGTACTTAAATCTATTCTAAGTAGGCAGCAAGAGTCTTACTTTGTCAATCGGTTGCTCCCGCCTATGGTATTGTGAAGTTGAGTGTCATCGAATCAAACTTTCAATGACAATATAGTTAGAAAACTGAAATATTGGACATCAGAAATTTAGAATATATAATCATGTTACAGACATTTCTAGAATGTCCAGTTGTAAAAGCAAATAAAGTCCCTGCTGTCATCACTGCTGCATTCATACTCATCATATTCACTTTACTGAATTTACTAACTACTCCCACAATCCCCAATATTTTAACTTTGGACTCTCGTTTGAAGAAAATGTTTCCAATAAGTAACTTCCTCACTTGGGTATTTAGCGCGGTTGTCACTCTTTAGCATGTTAACCTTAGTAAAGTTTTCTCCCTCGAAAGGTTTATCCTCATCGAGAGTTTTCTCCTCATCTAGAACTTCTTCCTACGTCAAAAGTTTTTTCCAAAGTTGGAAATTTCTTTACTTGTGTCCAAGATTTTTTCTACGTCGAGAGATTTTTCTTCGTGGGAGACTTTCTTTCGAAGTCTCTTCCTCGTTGAAGGTTTTTTACTCACTGACAGTCTCTTTTCTACGTCATCCTTGTTGATGGTTGTCTCTTGTCGATAGTACTTCACTCTCTGACAGTTTTAAATCGTCGACATTTTCTTCTTGTTGCCATTTGTTCTCCCGTCAAAATTTTTCGTTTTTGCAGACCCAATAGTCGGCTCTTACCTGTTAAGATATAAATTAACAATTGCCTATAAGTTTATAAGGGTTTAAGTCACTCCATTCATTATCAATTGGTTTTGGATGTGAACCCCAGACTACTTTATCATGGTATCAAAGCCTTTCTACAACAATACAAGTCATTTCTCTTTTTATTTTCTTGCTTTCTCCTTCAAGCTTTCATGGTATTAGAGCGGGTTACCTACGTTTATCTGTGAAGCCCAATAGTCACACGAACTCCACGTCACCTAAATAATTGTTCACGTGTTAGGCTTGAAAATTCGCCACACGTGCGGGGGCGTGTTAAGATATAAATCCCATATCGGAAATATGAGACATTGCTTATGAGTTTATAAGAGTTTGAGCTACTCTATTCATTGCCAATTGGTTTTAGATGTGAACCCCAAACTACTTTATCATTACCTCATTACCAACATTTTAATAACAAGAAAAAAAAACAAAAACAAAAATACATGAAGATCAACCATTAAGATTATGATGCCAAACCGCATATAACGAATCCTCAATGCGAATATTTAACATAAGCACCTCGCATAGAATTGCCCTCATATCCTCTCGAGATTGATAGATTACCAAACTGATAGTAATGCAAATGAATCAGTTCCCAACTCTTGCATTCTTGCAAAGAGGACATAAACTTATGTGTACTATGTAAGAGAGCGTTTTCAGCGCACCCGTCCATCTCAGCCGTCCATTTTGAAAAAATCAAAAGTCCGCGTCAAATGGACGGCGGAGATGGACGGGTGCGCCATCCATCTCTTAAGTAAACTCAAGGCAACATAACAACAAAATTATACAAGGACGGAGCTACAAGATTGTTCCGGGATCAGGTAGTACAGAGACATTATATTGATGATGATCATGATGCCTATTGCATGCAAGTTGAGGCAATGGTGCTTCGAGCTGAAGAACCTTCATAACTTGCCCTGCTTTAGGTCTCTCCTTGTTGCTTGGATGAGTGCACCATAATCCCACAATTAGCAAGCACTTCATTTCACTTGGATCAAACTTCATATCCAATCTCTCATCAGCTACATCGAGAAGACTTTCTGCAAGGTACGATTGCCAAACCCACTCGGAAAGTGGTACGTGATACTCTCCATCTTGGTAAGTCTGCCTTCCACAAGCAATTTCCAAAGCCACGACTCCAAAACTGAACATGTCCGACTCCTTGCTTGCTCTCCCTTGAAAAGCATATTCCGGGGCCATGTACCCAAACGTTCCTGCCACCCCGGTTGTCCTAGTCCTCAAGTGAGGATCCAAGAGTTTAGCAATCCCAAAATCACCGAGCTTCATGTTGAAATCGTTATCCAATAGTACATTTGCTGATTTAATATCCCTATGAAGGATGCACTGCTCTGCATCTTCGTGTAGATAATGAAGGGCTGAGGCTAATCCCAAAGCTATCTTGTACCTGATATCCCATTGCAGTGTTGTTCTGGGGCCAAACAGATGAGCATCAAGGCTGCTATTAGGCATGTAAGCATAAACAAGTAAGCACTCACCTTGCTCATGACACCATCCTATAAACATCACCAAGTTTTTATGTATCAAGCGGCTAATGATTTTCACTTCGTTGATGAAAACTTTCTCATAATGCTCAGAGTCGGCAAAGATTCTCTTCACAGCAACCGAGCAGCCTAGATCTTGTAGGACTCCTTTATAAACTTGTCCTGACCCTCCATGGCCTAGCCTTCTGTCATTTGCAAAGCCAAAGGTAGCCGCAACTAATTCTTTGTAAGAAAATCGTCTCGGAAAGGCTAGTGTCTCCAGATGCTTACTTACAGAGGGTACCACAACATTGTTCTGCCCTTTGATCTTTGCTATGCGCTTCTTTACCACTGACCAATATAAGGCCACACCAAGCATTAAAATGAAGAAAGTAACTACAGTCATGGCCGCTATCAAGAATATTGCACGCTTATTCCCTTTCCTGCTGCTATCATCAGAATCTAAATCTGAATTGAACTCCCATGTTGATATAATAAGATTTTCCGGGTATGTTCCGGTAGCAGCTGAGAAACCAATAGCAACCCTTTCGGGGAGAACATCTCGTAAGTCGATTTTGAAAGGAAGAGGATTTTCATACGTCGTAGCTTCATTGTACTTCCAAAACACAGTCAGCATGTAGGTGCTCGCATTGTAAGTTACTTGTGCAGATATCACCTTTCTTGATTTGTTGACGTTAAAATCCCAACTAGCATTTACGACTGATAAAAGACTATTTATATTGATGCCAACATGAGGTCCCTTTGGATCCCATTCGTTTGAGTAGGTATCAAACTCAACTAGGACAACTCTGTTTTGGGACGTATCTAATTGATTGGTGATGTTGAACAGTCCTAGATCTCCACCGGCTGAGTTCGGCGGGATTGGATAGCCGAAAGGTGCAAGGAAAAAGGCAAATCCATCGGTGAAGGGTTCTTCGCCATTAGTGTCCATCATGAATGTGAAGTTGGTAGTAAAGTTTGACAGTGACCGAGCTGGAGTTGTAGAGTCCCAAAGCTGGAAAGGTTTTGAATAAGTGCACCGCCCTACACGAAATATGTCAAATTGTGGGTTGAATTCAACATTTCCCGACTTGATCGTAGCATCGCCTTCGTACAGTATGTTCTCTGTACCAGGGGAGAAGTGAGGTATACTAAATGAAGTTGTGTGAGCAAAGAGAGTAAGAAATTTGATGAAAATGAAGAGACTAAAGATTGCCTGCCCACAGATGACTTTAAGAGACATTACGTATAGAGAAAACATCAGTAATAAGCAAAGAAGCTAAGAAGACTGCCTATATGTATATGAATATGATTCTGATAAGTTTTGAAGCAGTCAATCAAACCAATAAGAATCTAATATGGGAATAACCTACTAGCTTGCTAGCTAGCTAGCTAGAATGATGCATGGCCGCAGTTGAAAAGTTCTACGCATATGGCATAGATCGAAAACATCACAAAAACCCTAATTTAATCAACAAGGAAATCACAAGAATTTTAAGGATATGTCGTATAGGATATGGCAGTAGTAGCAGTTAGAATCTATGCCCACAAATTTGGAAATACTGTTTGGACCAAATTTTTTTTTTGGAAATACCGCATCTTTAAGGGTATGGAATTTCATCAATATTTAATTATGTTAGCAACTATCTCTGTTGCGGGGATGAAAAGGAATCAACAGACGTCGAGATTGATCGGCTTTTGTTTCTAGTTCGGGCTTATTCCCTGTTTCCATTTC
Above is a window of Fragaria vesca subsp. vesca linkage group LG7, FraVesHawaii_1.0, whole genome shotgun sequence DNA encoding:
- the LOC101309591 gene encoding L-type lectin-domain containing receptor kinase IX.1-like codes for the protein MSLKVICGQAIFSLFIFIKFLTLFAHTTSFSIPHFSPGTENILYEGDATIKSGNVEFNPQFDIFRVGRCTYSKPFQLWDSTTPARSLSNFTTNFTFMMDTNGEEPFTDGFAFFLAPFGYPIPPNSAGGDLGLFNITNQLDTSQNRVVLVEFDTYSNEWDPKGPHVGININSLLSVVNASWDFNVNKSRKVISAQVTYNASTYMLTVFWKYNEATTYENPLPFKIDLRDVLPERVAIGFSAATGTYPENLIISTWEFNSDLDSDDSSRKGNKRAIFLIAAMTVVTFFILMLGVALYWSVVKKRIAKIKGQNNVVVPSVSKHLETLAFPRRFSYKELVAATFGFANDRRLGHGGSGQVYKGVLQDLGCSVAVKRIFADSEHYEKVFINEVKIISRLIHKNLVMFIGWCHEQGECLLVYAYMPNSSLDAHLFGPRTTLQWDIRYKIALGLASALHYLHEDAEQCILHRDIKSANVLLDNDFNMKLGDFGIAKLLDPHLRTRTTGVAGTFGYMAPEYAFQGRASKESDMFSFGVVALEIACGRQTYQDGEYHVPLSEWVWQSYLAESLLDVADERLDMKFDPSEMKCLLIVGLWCTHPSNKERPKAGQVMKVLQLEAPLPQLACNRHHDHHQYNVSVLPDPGTIL